Part of the Bacteroidota bacterium genome, GCATCTTCAAGCGGATTTTACAAATCTACTGATGCCGGGTTAACATGGGTTCAGCAAAACAGCGGATTGGTTTCAGCAAGTTCAATTCGAAGAATGCACATCTCACAATCTCAAAATAGTCCCTCCACGATTTATTCTGTAATTTATTCAAGCGACTCAACAAGAGTATTTAAAAGCACAAACGGTGGAGGCTCATGGTTTCGTACCGGTGGTAATTACTGGTTTGGTGGGATTTGGGGCAGTACCTATTATGACCAAGGCTGGTATGATTTACACATTGCTGTAAATCCTCAAAACCCGGATATCGTTTATGTCGGAAATGTTGATTTGATGAAAACAACAAATGGTGGAACATCTTGGACACGATTAGTAACAAGCTGGGATGGTAAAGCACACGTTGATCAGCATGCTATGGCATTTCATCCATCTGAACCAAACACAATATTTATAGTCAACGATGGTGGTATTAATAAATCAACAAATGGCGGTTCTACATTTACGAGTTTAAATTCTGATTTATCTATAACTCAATTTTATCATATCGCAACAAGTCCTCACGATGTAACTCATCTTATCGGTGGAACGCAAGATAATGCAACACAACGTCGCCCGCCGGGTAGTTCAAATTGGGTTGGTGTTATTGGGGGCGACGGCGGTCAGGTCGTTTTCGATTATTCCAATCCGAATTTTATTTATGGAGAATATGTTTATGGATCGATTTATAGGAGTCAAGATGGCGGAAATTCATTCTATCAAATTACATCTGGATTACTTGAAAGTGGTGCCTGGATCGCTCCCATTTTAATCCATCCTACAATTCCAACAACTCTCTACACGGCAACATACCGGGTGTATCAAACTACTGACCGTGGTAGTAATTGGACTCCGATTTCAAACGCTTTGTTAGGAACAACTCGCATTAACGCAATGGATATTAGTAGTACAAATCCCAACCTATTACTTGCACTTGCTTCCGAAGGGACATCTTCGCCGGCGGTTTTCATATCCAGCGATGGCGCGTTGAACTGGCAAAATATAACTTCCGGTTTACCAACCCGGTATATGACACGAGTTCGGTTTCATCCTGATTCATCAAATATTTTATTTGTTACAGTTTCTGGGTTTGGAACTGGGCACGTTTACCGTTCGACAAATTCAGGAAATAGCTGGACGAATATTTCCACCTCACTTCCCGATATTCCGGCAAACGATATTTTTATTGATCCAACAAACGCCAACAACAGATATTTTGTCGCAACCGACCTTGGTGTTTATGTTACAGAGGATGCGGGTTTAGGTTGGGTTAAACTGATCCAAAGTTTTCCTAACACTGCGGCAGTAAGTTTTAGTTATCATTCAGCAACTCGAATATTAAGAGTCGGAACTCACGGCAGAGGTATTTTTGAGATGGCGCTGCCGCAAATCACAGGCAACATCAGCGGTAAAAAATATTTCGATGTTGAACAGGATAGCTCCATCGCTTCTAATACCGGATTAGCCGGTTGGGTTATTAAATTATACAAAAATGGTTTACTACAAACCCGAACAGTTACAGACGGAAGCGGAAATTATTCTTTTAATTCGTTTCCACCCGGAACATATACAGTTGAAGAAAGTTTAAGTACAGGATGGATGCAAACTTTTCCACGAGTTAGTTCGTTGAATGTTACACTAACTAATTACGGTTACAATGCCGGCAGTCGTGCTTATTTAGTTTCGCTTGTTGAAGGTGCGAACATAACGAATATTGATTTTGGTAATTTCCAGTTCGGCTCTATTAGTGGTAAAAAATACTTCGATGTTGAAAGAGACAGTTCAATTATCGGTAATCCGAAAATAGAAAATTGGGTAATTAAATTATTTAAAGATGGACTCTTGGAGCGGCGGGCAGTTACAAATACAGAGGGTGATTATATTTTTTCAAACCTGAATGCCGGAACGTACACTGTTGAAGAGAGCTTAAAAACCGATTGGATACAAACTTATCCACGAGTTGGAGCGGCGGGTGTTGTTCTCAATACTTTTGGACAGAACGCCGGCTCGCGTGCATATTCGCTTGAAGTTACCGGAAGTTCGAACGTTAGCGGAAAAGATTTTGGAAATTATGCAATGAGTTCAATAAGTGTCAATCGAAATCTAAACGAAGGTTGGAATTTAGTTTCAGTACCACTTTATGTTTTAGATTGGTATCGTGACGCGATATTTCCTAATACCTCTGCGGAGGTTTACGGATATTCAGGAAAATATATCCAGGCAAACTCATTATCATCGGGGCAAGGATATTGGGTAAAATATTCTTCCCCTCAAAATATTTTTATCAATGGTTGGCAAATTTTATCGGATTCGATTCAACTTCGAAAAGGTTGGAACATCGTCGGTTCAATTTCTGATTCGGTTTTAATTTCATCGTTAACAACAGACCCACCGGGGATTCTCGCCAGCCAATTTTTTGGCTTCAACTCCGGTTATTATAATGCCGATAAAATTAAACCGATGGAAGGATATTGGATAAAAGCAGCAAATGATGGAAAGTTATATTTATCACAAACCACTTCATCAAAACTGAAGACAATAAATTATGCGGAAAACCTTAGTAGTTTAAATTCACTAACATTTGAAGCCGGCAGTAAAAAGCAGACTTTGTATTT contains:
- a CDS encoding SdrD B-like domain-containing protein — protein: MIFLFLFLPNLTNSQIGKDGIPEEEGENRSLREEWFYKQRALPFDEIPENARMQAYEQDKILSRFFNKNLLQVSYPTWINVGPSPAATMSYSPLWGNISGRMRSVAVHPLNPDIIYIGAANGGVWKTTNGGLSWFPLTENEASLAMGAIAIDPNNPEIIFAGTGEALAGTDRTTYFGSGFLKSTNGGNTWTRITNGFGSNTHFSKIAVRSSNSNFVYAALAQGLWYAATPNNQGVWRSTDGGTNWTRTLNVTRAFDVIIHPTGQDTVYASVGNAASSSGFYKSTDAGLTWVQQNSGLVSASSIRRMHISQSQNSPSTIYSVIYSSDSTRVFKSTNGGGSWFRTGGNYWFGGIWGSTYYDQGWYDLHIAVNPQNPDIVYVGNVDLMKTTNGGTSWTRLVTSWDGKAHVDQHAMAFHPSEPNTIFIVNDGGINKSTNGGSTFTSLNSDLSITQFYHIATSPHDVTHLIGGTQDNATQRRPPGSSNWVGVIGGDGGQVVFDYSNPNFIYGEYVYGSIYRSQDGGNSFYQITSGLLESGAWIAPILIHPTIPTTLYTATYRVYQTTDRGSNWTPISNALLGTTRINAMDISSTNPNLLLALASEGTSSPAVFISSDGALNWQNITSGLPTRYMTRVRFHPDSSNILFVTVSGFGTGHVYRSTNSGNSWTNISTSLPDIPANDIFIDPTNANNRYFVATDLGVYVTEDAGLGWVKLIQSFPNTAAVSFSYHSATRILRVGTHGRGIFEMALPQITGNISGKKYFDVEQDSSIASNTGLAGWVIKLYKNGLLQTRTVTDGSGNYSFNSFPPGTYTVEESLSTGWMQTFPRVSSLNVTLTNYGYNAGSRAYLVSLVEGANITNIDFGNFQFGSISGKKYFDVERDSSIIGNPKIENWVIKLFKDGLLERRAVTNTEGDYIFSNLNAGTYTVEESLKTDWIQTYPRVGAAGVVLNTFGQNAGSRAYSLEVTGSSNVSGKDFGNYAMSSISVNRNLNEGWNLVSVPLYVLDWYRDAIFPNTSAEVYGYSGKYIQANSLSSGQGYWVKYSSPQNIFINGWQILSDSIQLRKGWNIVGSISDSVLISSLTTDPPGILASQFFGFNSGYYNADKIKPMEGYWIKAANDGKLYLSQTTSSKLKTINYAENLSSLNSLTFEAGSKKQTLYFGKNKNRFYGELPPIPPTDAFDVRFETGKFIELIPDKFQNTFELPILIQSNSNPIKITWNVKDGDDVRYQLQNNAENSRAISGSGVLEIEDIKNISLIVTNNSVPEEFALLQNYPNPFNPTTEIKYSLPEISRVRLSVFDVLGREVAVLFSGIQEAGYHNQRWTPENNGLNLSSGIYFYKLDATPVDNPGKRVTEIKKMLFVQ